A window of the Nibribacter ruber genome harbors these coding sequences:
- a CDS encoding uracil-DNA glycosylase family protein has translation MVVSPLMLQDLLTQIRACQLCAAHLPHGPRPVLRASTTARLMIVGQAPGTKVHASGIPWDDQSGKRLRQWLGLTPEEFYDEAHIAIVPTGFCFPGTGKSGDLPPRPECFQHWHPQLLPQLPNVELTLLIGAHAQKAFLQHRAKPTLTQTVEAWPEYLPQYMPLAHPSPRNIAWFKRHPWYEQEMIPTLQQLVQTVLKR, from the coding sequence ATGGTTGTTAGCCCCTTGATGTTGCAAGACCTCCTCACCCAAATACGCGCCTGCCAGTTGTGCGCCGCCCATTTGCCTCATGGCCCACGGCCGGTCCTTAGAGCTTCTACTACCGCCAGACTCATGATTGTGGGCCAGGCGCCCGGCACCAAAGTACACGCCTCGGGCATTCCTTGGGATGACCAGAGCGGCAAGCGCCTGCGCCAGTGGCTGGGCCTTACCCCAGAAGAATTCTATGACGAAGCCCACATTGCCATCGTGCCCACCGGGTTCTGCTTTCCGGGCACCGGCAAATCTGGTGACCTGCCGCCCCGCCCCGAGTGCTTTCAACACTGGCACCCCCAGTTGCTGCCGCAACTGCCCAACGTAGAACTCACACTCTTGATTGGCGCGCATGCCCAGAAGGCCTTCTTGCAGCATCGGGCCAAACCTACGCTTACCCAGACCGTGGAAGCCTGGCCAGAATACCTGCCCCAATACATGCCTTTGGCACATCCTTCGCCCAGAAACATTGCCTGGTTCAAGCGCCACCCGTGGTATGAGCAGGAGATGATTCCTACGCTGCAACAATTGGTGCAGACCGTGCTCAAGAGATAG
- a CDS encoding response regulator: MKRLNLILLVDDDETTNYLNKRLLNNLGVAERIEVATNGEEALKFLKTNHAAGHPGPELILLDIKMPVMDGFEFLEEYTHLSAELKNCILVMMLTSSASFYDLERLKQYTTVQRHISKPLQEPHVREIMDTYFPEV; this comes from the coding sequence ATGAAACGGCTTAACCTCATATTGCTGGTGGATGATGATGAAACCACCAATTACCTGAACAAGCGCCTGCTGAACAATCTGGGCGTGGCAGAGCGCATTGAGGTGGCCACCAACGGAGAAGAAGCCCTTAAATTTCTGAAAACCAACCACGCCGCCGGCCATCCTGGTCCAGAGCTTATTCTCCTGGACATTAAGATGCCGGTCATGGACGGATTTGAGTTTCTAGAAGAATACACCCACCTGTCTGCAGAACTCAAGAACTGCATTCTGGTCATGATGCTCACCTCTTCAGCCAGCTTCTATGACCTGGAACGCCTGAAACAATACACCACCGTACAACGGCACATCTCCAAGCCCTTGCAAGAGCCCCACGTGCGCGAGATCATGGACACGTACTTTCCAGAAGTTTAA
- a CDS encoding SirB2 family protein, which yields MPITAFLHTHVLVVILFLLLFLAKALLLFLGKHDTLNKVRSSTKILDMVFGTLILVSGGFLTYKYNGPLPTWLLVKMGLVLVAIPIAIVGIKRHSKVLTAVGVLTFLYVYGVAETKSLNMSPAQPEVAETMPTSVEKPQPKASEPAAVNPILSQLEGTQLNNTKAIYTQLCATCHGPDGQKGLSGASNLQRSTLSVEERKAVIANGRGLMPGFGSQLSEQEQEALAQFTTMLK from the coding sequence ATGCCCATTACCGCATTTTTACATACGCACGTCTTAGTGGTCATTCTGTTCCTGCTGCTGTTCCTGGCCAAGGCCCTGCTGCTGTTTTTAGGCAAGCATGACACCCTCAACAAAGTACGGTCTTCCACTAAAATCCTGGACATGGTGTTTGGCACGCTCATTCTGGTGAGTGGCGGGTTTCTGACGTACAAGTACAATGGTCCACTGCCCACTTGGCTGCTGGTGAAAATGGGGCTGGTACTGGTGGCCATTCCTATTGCCATTGTGGGTATCAAACGCCATAGCAAGGTGTTGACCGCGGTGGGGGTGCTTACTTTCCTGTACGTATACGGCGTTGCCGAAACCAAGAGCCTGAACATGTCTCCTGCCCAGCCGGAAGTGGCCGAAACCATGCCTACCTCGGTAGAAAAGCCTCAGCCCAAAGCATCAGAACCGGCCGCCGTCAACCCAATTTTATCTCAACTAGAAGGCACGCAGCTGAACAATACCAAAGCCATCTACACCCAACTCTGCGCTACCTGCCACGGCCCGGACGGACAGAAAGGTTTGAGCGGGGCATCCAATTTACAGAGAAGCACGTTGAGCGTAGAAGAACGCAAAGCCGTCATTGCCAACGGCAGAGGCCTCATGCCCGGGTTCGGGTCACAGCTGAGCGAACAGGAACAAGAGGCGCTGGCCCAGTTCACCACCATGTTGAAATAA
- a CDS encoding 5' nucleotidase, NT5C type: MKQKIAIDMDEVMADPIAKFIDLYNRDCALALTLEALHGKEVHEAVPPEHSSKVWEYINAEGFFRDLQVIPGSQEVIKALTHSYEVFIVSAGMEFRNSLIDKFDWLQDHFPFIGWQNYVLCGDKSIIGADIMIDDRAKNLRTFSGERKLLFTSTHNVHLTEFERVNSWQEVAAKLL, encoded by the coding sequence ATGAAGCAGAAAATAGCCATTGATATGGATGAGGTCATGGCAGACCCCATTGCCAAGTTTATAGACTTGTATAACCGTGATTGCGCCTTGGCATTAACGCTGGAGGCCCTGCACGGCAAAGAAGTGCATGAGGCCGTGCCGCCAGAGCATTCCAGCAAAGTCTGGGAGTACATCAACGCCGAAGGTTTCTTCCGGGACCTGCAGGTCATCCCTGGCAGCCAGGAAGTGATCAAAGCCTTGACCCATTCCTACGAGGTCTTTATTGTGAGCGCCGGCATGGAGTTCAGGAATTCGCTCATTGATAAGTTTGACTGGCTGCAGGACCATTTCCCGTTCATTGGGTGGCAGAACTACGTCCTCTGCGGCGACAAAAGCATCATTGGCGCCGATATCATGATTGATGACCGGGCCAAGAATCTCCGCACGTTTTCTGGTGAGCGCAAACTGCTGTTCACCTCCACGCACAACGTGCACCTCACTGAGTTTGAACGCGTGAATAGTTGGCAAGAGGTAGCGGCGAAGTTGTTGTAA
- a CDS encoding pyridoxal phosphate-dependent aminotransferase: MSALSLQSKLPHVGTTIFSTMTQLALQHNAINLAQGFPDFGCPEELLELVTQAMHQGHNQYAPSTGLLALRQKISEKTQLMYGHLPHQDHEVTVTSGATEALFAAIAAVVQPGDEVLVVEPCYDSYVPAIELCGGVPVYASLTYPDFSIDWQQIEDKLTPKTRLLLLNSPHNPTGAVWQQQDLDALQRLAEKHSFLILSDEVYEHMVFDGKPHLSILSVPALAERAFVISSFGKTYHTTGWKVGYCIAPPALTAEFRKVHQYLTFSTATPFQHGLAGFLDNQKHYQQLPAFYQQKRDLFAQLLQPSKFELIPCAGTYFQLARYTAISDLPDVEFAQWLTKEAGVATIPISVFYHDQTDHRVVRFCFAKKEETLRAAAERLCRL; this comes from the coding sequence ATGAGCGCTCTTTCTCTCCAAAGCAAGTTACCCCACGTAGGCACCACCATCTTCAGCACCATGACACAGCTGGCCCTGCAGCACAACGCCATTAATCTGGCGCAGGGGTTCCCAGACTTCGGCTGCCCGGAGGAGTTGCTGGAGCTGGTGACCCAGGCCATGCACCAGGGTCACAACCAATACGCGCCCAGCACGGGCCTTTTGGCGCTGCGGCAGAAGATCAGTGAGAAAACCCAATTGATGTATGGCCACCTGCCTCACCAAGACCATGAGGTAACCGTCACGTCTGGCGCCACCGAGGCCCTCTTTGCCGCCATTGCCGCCGTGGTACAGCCCGGCGACGAGGTGTTGGTGGTGGAGCCCTGCTATGACTCTTATGTACCGGCCATTGAACTGTGCGGCGGCGTGCCCGTCTACGCCTCCCTCACCTACCCAGACTTTTCCATAGACTGGCAGCAAATAGAAGACAAACTCACTCCCAAGACCCGGCTGTTGCTCTTGAATTCGCCGCACAACCCCACCGGAGCAGTCTGGCAGCAGCAAGATTTAGATGCCCTGCAACGGCTGGCAGAAAAGCACTCCTTTCTGATTCTGAGCGATGAAGTCTATGAACACATGGTCTTTGACGGGAAACCACATTTGAGCATTTTATCCGTGCCCGCCTTGGCAGAAAGAGCGTTTGTGATATCGTCCTTCGGGAAGACCTACCATACCACCGGCTGGAAAGTGGGCTACTGCATTGCCCCGCCCGCGCTCACCGCTGAGTTCAGGAAAGTGCACCAATACCTCACCTTCAGCACGGCTACGCCGTTCCAACACGGCTTGGCCGGTTTTCTGGACAACCAAAAACATTACCAGCAACTGCCCGCCTTCTACCAACAGAAGCGCGACCTGTTCGCCCAACTATTACAGCCCTCCAAGTTTGAGTTGATTCCCTGCGCCGGCACTTATTTCCAACTGGCGCGTTACACCGCTATTTCAGATTTACCAGATGTAGAGTTTGCCCAGTGGCTTACCAAAGAAGCAGGCGTGGCCACCATTCCCATCTCCGTTTTTTACCATGACCAGACAGACCACCGCGTGGTGCGCTTCTGCTTCGCGAAAAAGGAAGAAACGTTGAGAGCCGCCGCTGAGCGATTGTGCCGATTGTAA
- the rfbC gene encoding dTDP-4-dehydrorhamnose 3,5-epimerase: MEIKKFPIEGVVEITPRVFADERGAFLETFSARLFAEAGITETFVQDNKSISKKGVLRGLHFQKPPYAQAKLVSVVVGKALDVIVDLRKDSATFGQHVSCLLDAEKHNQFFVPIGFAHGFVALEEGTVFQYKCSNYYNKESEGGLLWNDSELGIDWGIDNPLVSEKDEILPTLAELESPF, translated from the coding sequence ATGGAAATAAAGAAATTCCCTATTGAAGGGGTGGTAGAGATTACACCGCGGGTGTTTGCAGATGAGAGAGGGGCTTTCTTAGAAACCTTCAGTGCCAGACTGTTCGCCGAGGCTGGTATTACCGAGACGTTTGTCCAAGACAATAAATCCATCTCCAAGAAGGGCGTGCTACGCGGATTGCACTTCCAAAAACCACCATATGCACAAGCTAAACTGGTGAGTGTGGTGGTAGGCAAAGCTTTGGACGTGATAGTAGATCTGCGGAAAGACTCTGCCACGTTTGGACAGCATGTGTCCTGTCTGCTAGACGCTGAGAAACACAACCAATTTTTTGTGCCCATCGGGTTTGCGCATGGGTTTGTGGCTCTAGAGGAAGGAACCGTTTTCCAGTACAAGTGCAGCAATTATTACAACAAAGAATCTGAAGGTGGCCTGCTGTGGAACGATTCAGAACTGGGCATTGACTGGGGAATTGATAACCCGCTGGTATCTGAGAAAGACGAAATCCTGCCAACCTTAGCCGAGTTGGAGTCTCCATTTTAA
- the hflX gene encoding GTPase HflX: protein MKNTKLHVTAKEQETAVLVSVPEWRQTDEKTKEYLDELAFLTETVGAKTLKRFIQKLDKPDMRTYVGKGKLEEIVAFVKEHKVDMVIFDDELSPSQVRNLERELEVKIIDRSLLILDIFALRAQTATARAQVELAQYRYLLPRLTNMWTHLSRQKGGGVAMRGPGETEIETDRRIVREKISLLKEKLEKFDKQNYEQRKSRHGVVRVSLVGYTNVGKSTLMNLLSKSDVFAENKLFATVDATVRKVVIDNIPFLLSDTVGFIRKLPTKLIESFKSTLDEIREADLLLHVVDVSHPSFEEHIHVVNETLKDIQSADKPVILVFNKTDLYLEKREQELKEDHPEALPEIADLKSTYMAKEHAPAIFISATNRANIDELREVLTREVAKLHFERYPNAGKQEEW, encoded by the coding sequence ATGAAGAATACAAAACTCCACGTAACCGCTAAAGAACAAGAGACGGCCGTCCTGGTATCGGTGCCGGAATGGCGCCAGACAGATGAAAAGACGAAGGAGTACCTGGACGAACTTGCCTTCCTGACGGAGACCGTAGGTGCCAAGACCCTCAAGCGCTTTATCCAGAAACTAGACAAGCCAGACATGCGCACCTATGTGGGCAAGGGCAAGCTGGAGGAGATTGTGGCCTTCGTGAAAGAGCACAAGGTAGACATGGTCATTTTTGACGATGAGCTCTCCCCCTCTCAGGTGCGCAACCTGGAGCGCGAGCTGGAAGTGAAGATCATTGACCGCAGTTTGCTCATCCTGGATATTTTTGCGTTACGGGCGCAGACGGCTACGGCGCGAGCGCAGGTAGAACTGGCCCAGTACCGCTACCTGCTGCCTAGACTAACCAACATGTGGACCCACTTGAGCCGTCAGAAAGGCGGGGGCGTGGCCATGCGCGGACCAGGTGAAACCGAGATTGAAACGGATAGACGGATTGTGCGCGAGAAGATTTCTTTGCTCAAAGAGAAGCTGGAGAAGTTTGACAAGCAGAACTATGAGCAGCGCAAGTCTAGGCACGGGGTGGTGCGCGTGTCATTGGTGGGCTATACCAACGTGGGCAAGTCTACGCTCATGAACCTGCTCTCCAAGTCAGATGTGTTTGCAGAGAACAAGCTGTTTGCCACAGTAGACGCCACGGTAAGAAAAGTAGTCATTGACAACATTCCGTTCCTGCTCTCAGACACGGTGGGGTTCATCAGGAAACTGCCTACCAAGCTCATTGAAAGTTTCAAGTCTACCCTGGATGAGATCAGAGAGGCAGATTTGCTGTTGCACGTAGTGGACGTGTCGCACCCTTCGTTTGAAGAGCACATCCACGTTGTCAATGAGACGCTCAAAGATATCCAGAGTGCCGACAAGCCGGTCATTCTGGTCTTCAACAAGACAGACCTTTACCTTGAAAAGCGCGAGCAGGAGCTGAAGGAAGACCACCCAGAGGCTCTGCCCGAGATTGCCGACCTCAAGTCTACCTACATGGCCAAAGAACACGCGCCCGCCATCTTCATCTCAGCTACCAACCGCGCCAACATTGACGAGCTGCGCGAGGTCCTGACCCGCGAAGTAGCCAAGCTCCATTTTGAGCGCTACCCCAACGCCGGCAAACAAGAAGAATGGTAG
- a CDS encoding glycosyltransferase family 4 protein, which yields MRVAIVINKSWNIYNFRLSLVKALLAAGHEVIAIAPEDAYSAKLVAEGCQFLHLPMESKGTNPLKDLLLIQNFLKAYKQVKPDVILQYTIKPNIYGSIAAKLAGIPTINNVSGLGTVFIVQNLVSKVAMALYKFSFQFPAKVFFQNNDDKALFLERKLVRESITEVLPGSGIDTQRFQPAPFQRHDPFTFLMVSRALYEKGLVEYVEASKILKAKFPNVRIQLLGGIDEEGNIGIKRTLVEQWAQEGWLEYLGTSDDVAGVMRQADCVVLPSYREGTPRTLLEAAALGKPIVTTNVPGCKETVVDGYNGYLCEVRSGVDLAEKMQQVLSLPDTALQTMGQHSRQLAEEKFDEKYVIDRYFAAIKDATK from the coding sequence ATGCGCGTTGCCATCGTCATCAACAAATCCTGGAACATATACAACTTTAGACTGAGCCTGGTCAAAGCCCTGCTGGCTGCCGGCCATGAGGTCATTGCCATTGCCCCCGAAGACGCCTACTCTGCCAAACTCGTGGCCGAAGGCTGCCAGTTTCTGCACCTGCCCATGGAAAGCAAGGGCACCAATCCGCTCAAAGACCTGCTGCTCATCCAGAACTTCCTGAAGGCCTACAAACAAGTGAAGCCCGACGTGATTCTGCAATACACCATCAAACCCAACATCTACGGAAGCATTGCCGCCAAGCTGGCCGGTATTCCTACCATCAACAACGTGTCGGGTCTGGGGACGGTGTTTATTGTGCAGAACCTGGTGTCTAAGGTGGCCATGGCGCTGTACAAGTTCTCGTTCCAGTTTCCGGCCAAGGTGTTTTTCCAGAACAATGATGACAAGGCACTTTTTCTGGAACGCAAGCTGGTGCGTGAGTCTATTACTGAAGTCTTGCCAGGTTCCGGCATTGACACCCAGCGTTTTCAGCCGGCTCCGTTCCAACGCCATGACCCGTTCACGTTCTTGATGGTGTCCCGCGCGCTCTATGAAAAAGGCCTGGTGGAATACGTAGAGGCCAGCAAGATATTAAAAGCCAAATTTCCCAACGTGCGCATTCAACTCCTGGGCGGCATTGATGAGGAAGGCAACATTGGCATTAAGCGCACCTTGGTAGAGCAATGGGCGCAGGAAGGCTGGCTGGAGTACTTGGGCACCTCAGATGACGTGGCCGGAGTCATGCGCCAGGCAGACTGCGTGGTCTTGCCCTCTTACCGCGAAGGCACCCCGCGTACCCTCTTAGAAGCCGCCGCCTTGGGCAAACCCATTGTCACCACCAACGTGCCCGGCTGCAAAGAAACCGTGGTAGACGGCTACAACGGCTATCTCTGCGAAGTCCGCAGCGGGGTAGATTTAGCAGAAAAGATGCAACAAGTTCTGTCCTTGCCAGATACTGCTTTACAGACCATGGGTCAGCATAGTCGTCAGTTAGCCGAGGAGAAATTTGATGAGAAATACGTGATAGATCGTTATTTTGCAGCTATAAAAGACGCTACTAAGTAG
- a CDS encoding amidohydrolase: protein MMVSDLRVSLIQADLRWHDAAANRAKLEEKINQLSQTDLVILPEMFTTGFSMDAAALAEEMIGASVAWMKQMAQQTQAVVMGSLIIQDNGLYYNRLLWMRPDGTHAQYDKRHLFRMAGETDVYTAGQERLIVELKGWKICPMVCYDLRFPVWARNTPVCYDVLIFIASWPDRRRFAWTTLLQARAIENLAYTVGVNRVGTDAKGHYYSGDSGVYDLLGATLFHAEHQETVETVTLSRAHLEETRTKLPWHLDADSFELRS from the coding sequence ATGATGGTTTCTGATCTGCGTGTTTCCCTTATCCAAGCCGATTTACGCTGGCATGATGCGGCCGCCAACCGGGCCAAGCTGGAGGAGAAGATAAACCAACTCTCCCAAACGGATCTGGTCATCCTCCCCGAAATGTTCACCACGGGTTTCAGCATGGATGCCGCCGCACTGGCTGAGGAGATGATCGGAGCCTCAGTGGCCTGGATGAAGCAAATGGCGCAGCAGACCCAGGCCGTGGTCATGGGCAGCCTCATCATCCAAGACAACGGCCTGTACTACAACCGCCTGCTCTGGATGCGCCCCGATGGCACCCACGCCCAGTATGACAAGCGCCACTTGTTCAGGATGGCTGGTGAGACGGACGTCTATACGGCCGGCCAGGAACGCTTAATTGTGGAATTAAAAGGCTGGAAGATCTGTCCCATGGTATGCTATGATCTGCGGTTCCCAGTGTGGGCGCGCAATACGCCGGTGTGCTATGACGTGCTCATTTTCATTGCCAGCTGGCCAGACCGCCGCCGCTTCGCCTGGACTACCTTGCTTCAAGCCCGCGCCATTGAAAACCTGGCCTACACCGTGGGCGTGAACCGCGTGGGCACAGACGCCAAAGGCCATTACTACTCCGGTGATTCTGGTGTGTATGACCTGTTAGGCGCCACTCTCTTCCACGCAGAACATCAGGAAACGGTAGAAACCGTCACTTTATCCAGAGCGCATTTAGAAGAAACCAGAACCAAGCTTCCCTGGCACTTAGACGCAGACTCTTTTGAATTAAGAAGTTAA
- a CDS encoding T9SS type A sorting domain-containing protein, whose amino-acid sequence MNPRLKVLGFLIICLSLAGQTSWAQTRVRFQETAGPVVKANDQPLRLPWAGGFNSPQFSSIDLNQDGQQDLFVFDRSSQKVSTFLAVQSNGQWQYQWAPQYAAAFPQDLKFFALLRDFNCDGAPDIFTASSQGFKVYTNTTSSGSLLSFDLTHPLLTYNDGVNLTVGSEDLPAISDMDGDGDLDILMWEWSGGTRLEYFQNQRAEEGLSCSAMAFTKAASQWGRVTRCAGNCNSYKFDAEACPSLHHVGGSSVLPLHLNSDELLDLVVGHDDCPDLVSLINTGTILTPKITSAERNLPPDITGNQFSVFPAAYYLDVTFDGLPDLVVAPNMTSNAHRNVDLNRSTWVYANTGTARHPRFQSPKQPFLQDQMLDVGEGASPALGDLDGDGDADLLIGNTALLKDGRYAASLSFYRNTGTAAEASFTLAQQDYLGFTVGELQNLKPQLLDIDQDGKVDLFWSAFNQTTSLVEAKYILNEAAPGADAQFSQEKSIAITGLNFFKGDVPYLADIDQDGVLDLLVGRNSGALTYYRNTGTNTARVWSLVTESLGGIAANVERKRLQVLFLDLNHDRQADLLTTDDSGTVRFYPSFQQHLTGTFLVEENLLWGGAQADRPIAFGSNLTLASADLKQDKYKLPELLLGTQAGGVRFLNPVPDPLGTGEGQASELSNLQLYPNPAASFTTLLSPRAVRFTLHNLEGRKVAQGEAAAQKATTLKTGHLPAGLYLLRVTSAAGSTATLKLVISK is encoded by the coding sequence ATGAATCCAAGGTTAAAGGTACTAGGCTTTTTGATAATTTGTTTGTCTCTGGCTGGGCAAACCAGCTGGGCGCAGACCCGGGTGCGGTTTCAAGAGACCGCCGGGCCCGTGGTGAAGGCAAATGATCAGCCTTTGCGCCTTCCCTGGGCAGGAGGTTTCAACAGCCCCCAGTTCTCCAGCATTGACCTGAACCAAGACGGGCAGCAGGACTTGTTCGTCTTTGACCGGAGTTCTCAGAAGGTCTCTACCTTTCTGGCGGTGCAGTCCAATGGCCAGTGGCAGTACCAGTGGGCGCCGCAGTACGCAGCCGCCTTTCCGCAGGATTTAAAGTTTTTTGCCCTGCTCCGCGATTTTAACTGTGACGGCGCACCTGATATTTTTACGGCCTCCAGCCAGGGATTTAAAGTATATACCAATACCACCTCCTCGGGCAGTTTGCTTTCTTTTGACCTTACGCACCCGTTGCTCACCTACAATGACGGCGTAAACCTGACGGTGGGTTCAGAAGACCTCCCGGCCATCTCTGACATGGACGGCGACGGTGACCTAGACATCTTGATGTGGGAATGGTCTGGCGGCACCAGGCTGGAGTATTTTCAGAACCAACGCGCAGAGGAAGGCTTGTCCTGTTCGGCCATGGCGTTTACCAAAGCCGCCTCGCAATGGGGCCGGGTGACCCGCTGCGCCGGAAACTGCAATAGCTACAAGTTTGATGCTGAGGCGTGCCCGTCTTTGCACCACGTGGGCGGCTCCAGCGTGCTGCCTTTGCACCTGAACTCAGACGAGCTACTTGACCTGGTGGTAGGCCATGACGACTGCCCGGATCTGGTAAGCCTCATCAACACCGGTACCATTCTCACCCCAAAAATCACCAGCGCCGAGCGAAACCTTCCCCCAGACATTACCGGCAACCAGTTCAGCGTTTTTCCGGCGGCGTATTACCTGGATGTCACGTTTGACGGCCTTCCAGATTTGGTGGTGGCGCCCAACATGACCAGCAATGCTCACCGGAACGTGGACCTCAACCGCTCCACCTGGGTGTACGCCAATACCGGCACTGCCCGGCACCCCAGGTTTCAAAGCCCCAAACAACCGTTTCTGCAAGACCAGATGCTGGACGTGGGCGAAGGCGCATCTCCTGCCTTGGGTGACCTGGACGGAGATGGTGATGCTGATCTGCTCATAGGCAATACGGCCCTTCTCAAGGACGGGCGCTATGCCGCCTCGCTTTCGTTCTATAGAAACACGGGTACAGCCGCAGAGGCGAGTTTTACGTTGGCGCAGCAAGATTATCTGGGCTTCACGGTGGGAGAACTGCAAAACCTGAAACCCCAACTACTGGACATAGACCAAGACGGGAAGGTAGATCTGTTCTGGAGCGCCTTTAATCAAACCACCTCTCTGGTGGAGGCCAAGTATATACTCAATGAAGCGGCCCCCGGCGCTGATGCTCAGTTTTCCCAAGAAAAATCCATCGCCATTACCGGACTAAACTTCTTTAAAGGAGACGTGCCCTACCTGGCAGACATTGACCAGGACGGCGTGCTGGATTTGCTGGTGGGCAGAAATTCTGGCGCACTCACGTACTACAGAAACACTGGCACCAACACCGCCCGCGTTTGGAGCCTGGTGACCGAAAGCCTGGGAGGCATAGCGGCCAACGTGGAACGCAAGCGCTTGCAGGTCCTCTTCCTGGATCTGAACCATGACCGCCAGGCAGACCTTCTCACCACCGATGACAGCGGGACGGTACGTTTCTATCCCAGCTTTCAACAGCACTTGACGGGCACTTTTCTGGTGGAGGAGAATTTGCTGTGGGGAGGCGCGCAGGCAGACAGGCCCATTGCGTTTGGGAGTAACCTTACCTTGGCATCTGCTGACCTCAAGCAAGACAAATACAAACTGCCAGAACTGCTGCTAGGCACGCAGGCAGGAGGAGTCCGGTTTTTGAACCCGGTGCCAGACCCGCTGGGGACTGGAGAGGGGCAGGCCTCTGAATTAAGCAATCTACAACTATACCCAAACCCTGCCGCGAGCTTTACCACCCTGCTGTCGCCTAGAGCAGTGCGCTTTACCCTGCACAACCTGGAAGGCCGAAAAGTAGCCCAGGGAGAAGCCGCTGCGCAGAAAGCCACTACCCTCAAAACCGGCCACTTGCCTGCTGGCCTGTATCTCTTGCGCGTAACCTCCGCCGCAGGCAGCACCGCCACCTTAAAGCTGGTCATAAGCAAATAG
- a CDS encoding UDP-N-acetylmuramoyl-tripeptide--D-alanyl-D-alanine ligase produces MAELVENLYLKYLECRNVSTDSRAAQDNTLFFALDGPNFKGSAFAEAALVKGARYAVVQDPTVTGPNIIQVPDTLKALQDLALHHRQQLSIPFIGITGSNGKTTTKELINAVLSQKYKVLCTKGNLNNHIGVPLTVLSIQPEHELAIIEMGANKPGDIAELCSYALPTHGIITNIGKAHLEGFGSLEGVARTKSELYVHLDKVNGAVFVNTANEHLLRMSRRIEKKVTYYGPQDDYSAELLQAAPQVIYRAANGDTVHTHLMGSYNFDNMAAAACIGQFFGVPHDQINAAIAGYVPTNNRSQIVRKDTNTILLDAYNANPSSMSLSVSNFAQMEGEQKVVILGDMRELGQESEAEHRLLGEQLSQQNFAQVFLCGHEMRYAAEVNPDFRYFAEKSALEIWLKDHPVRNSSILVKGSRGIGLETVVDLL; encoded by the coding sequence ATGGCGGAGCTAGTGGAAAATCTTTACTTGAAATACCTGGAATGCCGGAACGTAAGCACCGACTCCCGCGCAGCGCAAGACAATACGCTCTTCTTTGCCCTGGACGGACCTAACTTCAAGGGCAGCGCCTTCGCCGAGGCCGCCTTGGTCAAAGGTGCCCGCTACGCCGTGGTGCAAGACCCAACCGTGACGGGTCCCAACATCATCCAGGTGCCAGACACGTTAAAAGCCTTGCAAGACTTGGCCCTGCATCACCGGCAGCAGCTATCTATTCCATTCATTGGCATCACGGGCTCTAACGGTAAAACCACTACCAAGGAACTGATTAATGCCGTACTCAGCCAGAAATACAAGGTGCTGTGCACCAAAGGCAACCTCAACAACCACATTGGCGTGCCCTTGACAGTGCTGAGCATCCAGCCTGAGCATGAATTGGCCATCATAGAAATGGGTGCCAACAAACCCGGTGACATTGCTGAGCTCTGCTCCTACGCCCTGCCCACGCACGGCATCATCACCAACATTGGCAAGGCGCACTTAGAAGGATTTGGTAGTCTGGAGGGCGTGGCCCGCACCAAGAGCGAACTATATGTGCATTTAGACAAGGTTAACGGTGCCGTTTTTGTGAACACCGCCAATGAACACCTCCTGCGCATGAGCCGCCGCATAGAAAAGAAAGTGACCTACTACGGCCCGCAGGATGACTACTCCGCTGAGTTGCTGCAAGCCGCGCCGCAGGTCATTTACCGCGCCGCCAACGGCGACACCGTGCACACGCATTTGATGGGTTCTTACAACTTTGACAACATGGCCGCCGCTGCGTGTATTGGGCAGTTTTTTGGGGTGCCGCATGACCAGATCAACGCTGCCATTGCCGGGTACGTGCCCACCAACAACCGCTCCCAGATTGTACGCAAAGACACCAATACCATTCTGCTAGATGCCTACAATGCCAACCCCAGTTCCATGTCTTTATCCGTTTCCAATTTTGCTCAGATGGAAGGCGAACAGAAGGTGGTCATCTTAGGTGACATGCGGGAACTAGGCCAGGAAAGCGAGGCGGAGCATAGACTGCTAGGCGAACAACTGTCACAACAGAATTTTGCGCAAGTCTTTTTATGCGGCCATGAGATGCGCTACGCCGCCGAGGTGAACCCAGATTTCAGGTACTTCGCGGAGAAAAGCGCACTGGAAATCTGGCTTAAAGACCACCCCGTGCGCAACAGCTCCATACTAGTCAAAGGCTCCCGCGGCATTGGCTTGGAGACCGTGGTAGATTTACTGTAA